The Crocosphaera subtropica ATCC 51142 genome includes a window with the following:
- a CDS encoding Uma2 family endonuclease: protein MQLQTQNRQYTPEEYLQLEEQAEYKNEYHDGEIIPMTGGTTNHNEIAGNCYTNLKFGLRQQNYRVYIGDVRLWIPRHRVYTYPDVMVIKGKPIYADKGTTTVTNPILIAEVLSKSTQNYDQGDKFTYYRSIPEIEEYILIAQEQYHIMQYTKTEDKKWLLSEYEGEDLTIQLNAIAFELQLSDIYAGVDFNEPQ, encoded by the coding sequence ATGCAATTACAAACTCAAAATCGTCAATATACCCCAGAAGAATATTTACAGTTAGAAGAACAAGCAGAATACAAAAACGAATACCACGATGGAGAAATCATCCCCATGACAGGAGGAACAACCAACCATAATGAAATTGCCGGAAATTGTTATACCAACCTCAAATTTGGTTTAAGACAGCAAAATTATCGCGTCTATATTGGAGATGTGCGTCTCTGGATACCTCGTCATCGCGTCTATACTTATCCCGATGTTATGGTCATCAAAGGAAAACCGATTTATGCTGATAAAGGAACCACGACTGTAACCAATCCTATTTTAATTGCAGAAGTCTTATCCAAATCGACTCAAAATTACGACCAAGGCGATAAATTTACTTACTATCGTTCCATTCCTGAAATAGAAGAATATATTTTGATTGCTCAGGAACAATATCATATTATGCAATACACTAAAACTGAAGATAAAAAATGGTTGTTATCGGAATACGAAGGAGAAGATTTAACAATACAGTTAAATGCGATCGCTTTTGAATTACAGTTGTCAGATATTTATGCAGGAGTAGATTTTAATGAACCTCAATAA
- a CDS encoding non-ribosomal peptide synthetase: protein MNQDLSQLIANLSPEQRALLEKRLKEKNIKHPSFQTQMIGKRQSSAVIPLSFAQQRLWFIQQLEPENNSYNVPSAFRLRGKLEVEILERTLNEIVKRHEMLRTTFTTDSDRQPIQVVKAFEPFSLPMVDLQGIADAETEIQRIVRTESLRPFNLSESLLRLILLKRSETEHILLIATHHIVCDRWSIGIFLREMTTLYNGFLKEAGGDPPLPPLGKRGKDTEKAFYLPSLPIQYGDWSIWQRQWLQGEVLEKQINYWQQKLGQDLPILDLPTKRSRPLVPSYKGKPYPIALSPALSNALKALSAKERVTLFTLLLSAFKVLLCRYTEQDDIVIGTEIANRDRREMEGLIGLLVNTLVLRTDLSGNPTFQTVLQRVREVTLGAYAHQDLPFEKLVEVLNPDRHLSQIMPLFQVKFDFQLATVKPLELSDLSLERLSGEQETVKYELRLNLQDTNEGINGQIEYSTDLFEEATIARMAEHFQVLLEGIVANPKQRLSELPLLSTVEQETLLMMGTSTTQDYPNTANIPQLFEEQVKRTPDAVALRFGKEILTYQELNTKANQLAHYLQKLGVRPEVKVGICVERSPQMVIGLLAVLKAGGAYIPLDPAYPQDRIDFIIKDSQISVLLGRDGIDLEKDCAKIAQESKENPPNNLHPDNLAYVIYTSGSTGRPKGVAIAHRNTVALLDWARKTFSPELLQGVLASTSICFDLSVFELFVPLCWGYQVILAENILDLPNLAAREEITLINTVPSAIAQLLRIKGIPISVKGINLAGEALSHRLVEELEKLSHIQSIFNLYGPSEDTTYSTYTPVKSNAEGVVTIGKGISNTQTYILDRYLNLVPQGVTGELYLSGAGIARGYLGRSPLTAQRFMPNPFVGKKQGQRSREQGVRLYKTGDLVRYDGQGNLEFLGRRDNQVKVRGYRLELGEIEAALSEHPGMVENAVMVWQKESNNQRLVAYLVTDPPLPPLTKGGSPASPKNLRHFLVGKLPQYAIPTTFIELPALPRLPNGKLDRKSLPMPETLGRSLDNDYVEPQTETERTIAEIWQNALKVDKIGIHDNFFELGGHSLLGINVIAEISERLGVKVPLRSLFEQPTVAGLEAKISEKKEIKLESANLPTLVAKPHERDEPFPLTDIQQAYLIGRSAAFELGNVATHGYREIETVGLTVQQVEEAFQMLIQRHDMLRVVVDEEGQQRVLPEVPPYKIKTLDLREESKETVATELEKLRDRLSHQMFPTDRFPLFEIQGVLLPGERVRFMASFEVLIGDAWSFQILGQEFAQILQNSVTSLWPLSISFRDYVIAEKAWRDSEGYQRSLSYWQNRLATLPPSPELPLTKRLGAVSQPHFVRRSGKLKTDDWQKLKDKASQLGITPSGLLLAAFAEVLTTWSKSPEFTLNLTLFNRLPIHPEINHLIGDFTSSLLLTVNNKEQDAFSTRARRIQGQLWEDLDHRHVSGVKVLRELSRLRGGKGEALMPVVFTSTLTQTSQQPSSSRTWEAEVVYSVSQTSQVYLDHQVSEIDGELIFNWDAIEELFPVGLLDDMFRAYHGLLERLAKDETLWETPTPELLPPEQIKIITGINNTETAFKQENCLLHELFFEQVSKNPEKIAVIAPQLTLTYQQLSDRILTLAHHLRTLGVQSNQLVAVMMEKGWEQIVAALGILTAGGAYVPIDPELPLERRYYLLEETKVNQVLTQSWLDVEIQDSLERIDIDTLEPNNTLDLFDSIQQPDDLAYVIYTSGSTGVPKGVAIAHQGAVNTILDINQKFDISAKDQVIALSTLNFDLSVYDIFGILAAGGTLVMPEHDRRQDPSHWDELLSQHNITIWNSVPALMQMLLETEASNEDLRVVLLSGDWLPLNLSDRIRSRFPASQVISLGGATEASIWSIFYPIDRVDPSWKSIPYGRPLANQHFYVFHESLTPCPLWVTGQLYIGGKGLAEGYWQNKEKTDASFIIHPQTQERLYKTGDLGRYLPDGNIEFLGREDYQVKIRGYRIELGEIETALEQHPAIKEAVVTAVGNSRENQQLAAYIVPNQSSGVPDAYDPKEQEGVIRDPIKRMEFKLKQPGVKGLNSYQTRISLPKTDVNEGIYLRRQSYRQFLNEPISLQQLGQFLSSLSPIQLKDSPLPKYRYGSAGSLYPVQVYLLIKSETVTGLEGGFYYYHPLENSLVLLNSQIEFNAEVYGNNQVIYEGSAFSLFLMGELDAIQPLYGEKARDLCLLEAGYISQLLMETAPDQELGLCPIGALDFEPLRNLLALEESQILLHSFVGGKIDLAWTKQWSQPKVETKMESITDKLQQYLQQKLPDYMIPKSYTILKTLPLTANGKIDRNALPKPKILNTTVLTEFVPPQTKIQEKLATIWQKYLEIEEVGIYDNFFDLGGNSLLVTQVISKIRQTFQVELPIQKLFETPTIAELEVLIQENKAVEGVGDRIEQCDREEMLEINNLEELSEAEIDDLLVKMLGEEENDSELLD, encoded by the coding sequence ATGAATCAAGACCTTTCCCAACTAATTGCAAATCTTTCTCCAGAACAACGCGCTCTATTGGAAAAGCGACTGAAAGAAAAAAATATTAAGCATCCCTCTTTTCAGACTCAAATGATTGGCAAACGGCAGTCATCAGCCGTTATTCCCCTTTCTTTTGCTCAACAGCGACTCTGGTTTATTCAACAGTTAGAACCTGAGAATAATTCCTATAATGTTCCCAGTGCCTTTCGTCTCAGGGGAAAGCTAGAAGTTGAGATATTAGAGCGAACTCTCAACGAGATCGTGAAACGCCACGAAATGCTAAGGACAACCTTTACCACCGATAGCGATCGCCAACCGATTCAAGTGGTTAAGGCGTTTGAGCCGTTTTCGTTGCCTATGGTTGATTTACAAGGCATTGCTGATGCAGAAACAGAAATTCAGCGTATTGTGAGAACAGAGTCCTTGCGTCCTTTTAATCTGAGTGAATCTTTATTACGCTTAATCTTACTCAAACGGTCTGAAACAGAGCATATTTTATTAATTGCCACCCATCATATTGTCTGCGATCGCTGGTCAATTGGTATTTTCTTACGGGAAATGACCACGCTTTATAATGGGTTTTTGAAGGAGGCAGGAGGCGATCCCCCCCTACCCCCCCTTGGAAAGAGGGGAAAAGACACGGAAAAGGCTTTCTATTTACCCTCATTACCGATTCAATATGGTGACTGGTCAATTTGGCAGCGTCAATGGTTACAAGGGGAGGTGTTAGAAAAACAGATTAATTATTGGCAGCAAAAACTGGGCCAAGATTTACCTATTTTAGACCTTCCCACCAAGCGATCACGTCCTCTGGTTCCTTCATATAAAGGCAAACCTTATCCCATTGCCCTTTCTCCTGCCCTGAGTAATGCCCTCAAAGCTCTCAGTGCGAAGGAACGGGTGACGCTGTTTACGTTGCTGCTGAGTGCCTTTAAAGTGCTGCTCTGTCGCTATACTGAGCAAGATGATATTGTGATCGGAACGGAAATAGCGAACCGCGATCGCCGTGAAATGGAAGGGTTAATCGGTCTTTTGGTGAATACTTTAGTATTACGCACTGATTTATCAGGAAATCCTACGTTTCAGACGGTGTTGCAACGGGTAAGAGAAGTGACACTGGGAGCTTATGCTCATCAAGATTTGCCTTTTGAGAAGTTAGTAGAAGTATTGAACCCTGATCGCCATCTCAGTCAGATAATGCCTTTATTTCAGGTAAAATTTGACTTTCAACTGGCTACGGTGAAGCCTTTGGAACTATCGGATCTAAGTTTGGAACGGTTGTCAGGGGAGCAAGAAACGGTTAAGTATGAATTACGCCTTAATCTTCAAGATACCAATGAGGGGATTAATGGGCAAATTGAATACAGTACGGATTTATTTGAAGAGGCTACTATTGCACGGATGGCAGAACATTTTCAAGTGCTTTTAGAAGGCATTGTGGCCAACCCTAAACAAAGACTGTCTGAGCTACCTTTATTATCAACAGTAGAACAAGAAACACTGCTGATGATGGGTACATCAACAACACAAGATTATCCAAACACTGCAAACATTCCTCAGTTATTCGAGGAACAAGTTAAACGGACTCCTGACGCTGTTGCGTTAAGGTTTGGAAAGGAAATATTAACTTATCAAGAGCTAAATACAAAAGCGAATCAATTAGCCCATTATTTGCAAAAATTAGGGGTCAGGCCAGAGGTTAAAGTAGGGATCTGTGTTGAGCGATCGCCCCAAATGGTGATTGGCTTATTGGCGGTTCTTAAGGCGGGTGGGGCTTATATTCCCCTTGATCCTGCTTATCCTCAAGATCGTATCGATTTTATTATCAAAGATTCCCAGATATCAGTCTTATTGGGACGTGATGGGATTGATTTAGAAAAAGATTGTGCAAAAATTGCACAAGAAAGTAAAGAAAATCCCCCAAATAATTTGCATCCCGACAATTTAGCCTATGTTATCTATACTTCTGGATCGACAGGTCGTCCCAAAGGGGTAGCCATTGCCCATCGTAACACGGTTGCATTATTAGACTGGGCGAGAAAGACTTTTTCCCCTGAACTGTTACAAGGGGTGTTGGCTTCTACGTCTATTTGTTTTGATTTATCGGTTTTTGAGTTATTTGTGCCTTTATGTTGGGGATATCAGGTAATTTTAGCAGAAAATATCTTAGATTTGCCCAATTTAGCAGCCAGAGAAGAAATTACTTTAATTAATACGGTTCCCAGTGCGATCGCTCAATTATTACGGATCAAGGGGATTCCTATATCAGTAAAAGGGATTAATTTAGCGGGGGAAGCTCTTTCCCATCGTTTGGTAGAGGAATTGGAGAAATTGAGCCATATTCAATCTATTTTTAATCTTTACGGCCCTTCGGAAGATACGACCTATTCGACTTATACCCCTGTGAAAAGTAATGCTGAGGGTGTGGTAACGATAGGGAAAGGCATTAGTAACACTCAAACATACATTTTAGATCGTTACTTGAACTTAGTGCCTCAAGGGGTTACAGGAGAATTGTATCTTAGTGGGGCAGGAATCGCACGGGGTTATTTAGGGCGATCGCCTTTAACGGCGCAACGATTTATGCCGAACCCTTTTGTTGGGAAGAAGCAGGGACAAAGGAGCAGGGAGCAGGGAGTAAGATTGTATAAAACGGGGGATCTGGTACGGTATGATGGTCAGGGGAATTTAGAATTTTTGGGAAGACGGGATAATCAGGTTAAAGTACGGGGTTATCGCCTGGAACTAGGAGAAATTGAAGCAGCATTGAGTGAACATCCAGGGATGGTTGAAAATGCTGTGATGGTTTGGCAGAAGGAGTCTAATAATCAACGTTTAGTTGCTTATCTTGTTACTGATCCCCCCCTACCCCCCCTTACTAAGGGGGGATCGCCTGCCTCTCCCAAAAACTTACGCCACTTTTTGGTAGGAAAGTTACCGCAATATGCTATCCCCACAACCTTTATTGAGTTACCTGCCTTACCTCGTTTGCCGAATGGAAAGTTAGATCGCAAGTCTCTACCTATGCCTGAGACGTTGGGACGTAGCTTAGACAATGACTATGTAGAACCTCAGACGGAAACTGAAAGAACTATTGCGGAAATTTGGCAAAATGCTTTAAAAGTTGACAAAATTGGTATTCATGATAACTTTTTTGAGTTGGGCGGTCATTCTCTTTTAGGAATCAATGTTATTGCAGAAATTAGTGAAAGGTTGGGGGTGAAGGTTCCCTTACGCAGTTTGTTTGAACAGCCAACAGTGGCAGGTTTAGAGGCGAAAATTTCAGAAAAAAAGGAAATTAAGCTAGAATCAGCCAATTTACCGACCCTAGTGGCGAAACCGCATGAACGGGATGAGCCTTTTCCTTTAACAGACATTCAACAAGCTTATCTCATTGGACGCAGTGCCGCCTTTGAGTTGGGTAATGTGGCCACTCATGGTTATCGAGAGATTGAAACAGTCGGGTTGACGGTTCAACAGGTTGAAGAGGCATTTCAAATGTTGATCCAACGTCATGATATGTTGCGAGTGGTTGTGGATGAAGAGGGACAACAAAGGGTTTTGCCTGAAGTGCCACCCTACAAGATTAAAACCCTAGACTTACGAGAGGAGAGTAAGGAAACTGTTGCGACTGAGTTAGAAAAATTGCGCGATCGCCTTTCTCATCAAATGTTTCCCACGGATCGCTTTCCCTTATTTGAGATTCAGGGGGTTCTCTTACCAGGGGAAAGAGTGAGATTTATGGCAAGTTTTGAGGTATTGATTGGAGATGCTTGGAGTTTTCAGATTTTAGGACAGGAATTCGCTCAAATATTGCAGAATTCTGTTACTTCTTTATGGCCTTTAAGTATTTCGTTTCGAGATTATGTAATAGCTGAAAAGGCTTGGCGAGACTCGGAGGGTTATCAGCGTTCTCTGTCTTATTGGCAAAACCGTTTAGCAACGTTACCCCCTTCCCCTGAACTCCCTTTAACTAAGCGTTTGGGGGCAGTGAGTCAACCTCATTTTGTGCGTCGCAGTGGCAAACTAAAGACTGATGACTGGCAAAAATTAAAAGATAAAGCGTCTCAGTTGGGTATCACGCCGTCGGGTTTATTATTAGCAGCCTTTGCGGAAGTTTTGACCACTTGGAGTAAAAGCCCTGAATTTACCTTAAATTTAACTTTATTTAATCGTTTACCCATTCATCCTGAGATTAATCATCTGATTGGAGATTTTACCTCTTCATTACTTCTAACAGTGAATAATAAGGAACAAGATGCTTTTAGTACCAGGGCAAGACGTATTCAAGGGCAACTGTGGGAAGATTTAGATCATCGTCATGTTAGTGGGGTGAAAGTCTTACGAGAGTTATCTCGTCTGCGAGGGGGTAAAGGGGAAGCGTTGATGCCTGTGGTGTTTACCAGTACCTTAACACAAACTTCTCAGCAGCCTTCATCTTCTCGGACGTGGGAAGCAGAAGTTGTTTACAGTGTCAGTCAAACGTCTCAAGTTTACTTAGATCATCAGGTGTCAGAAATAGATGGGGAATTAATATTTAACTGGGATGCTATTGAGGAGTTGTTTCCTGTGGGGTTACTGGATGATATGTTTAGGGCGTATCATGGTTTATTGGAAAGATTGGCTAAGGATGAAACTCTTTGGGAAACCCCAACCCCTGAGTTATTACCCCCAGAACAGATTAAGATAATTACAGGGATTAATAACACTGAAACAGCGTTTAAACAGGAAAATTGTTTACTTCATGAACTATTTTTCGAGCAAGTTAGCAAAAATCCTGAGAAAATCGCTGTTATTGCCCCTCAATTAACTTTAACCTATCAACAATTAAGCGATCGCATTTTAACTTTAGCGCATCATCTACGAACATTAGGGGTACAATCTAACCAGTTAGTGGCAGTAATGATGGAAAAGGGATGGGAGCAAATTGTAGCGGCTTTGGGCATTTTAACGGCTGGTGGGGCTTATGTTCCCATTGATCCCGAATTACCGCTAGAACGTCGCTATTATCTCTTAGAAGAAACTAAAGTTAATCAGGTTTTAACCCAATCTTGGCTAGATGTAGAAATTCAAGATAGCCTGGAACGCATTGATATCGATACCTTAGAACCGAATAATACACTTGATCTATTCGACTCAATACAGCAACCTGACGATCTGGCCTATGTTATTTATACCTCTGGTTCCACAGGTGTCCCTAAAGGAGTGGCGATCGCCCATCAAGGGGCAGTTAATACAATCCTCGATATTAACCAAAAATTTGATATTTCAGCGAAAGATCAGGTTATTGCCCTTTCTACATTGAATTTTGACCTTTCTGTGTATGACATCTTTGGCATACTGGCAGCAGGGGGAACATTGGTCATGCCAGAACACGATCGCCGTCAAGATCCTTCCCACTGGGACGAGTTATTGAGTCAACATAATATTACGATTTGGAACTCGGTTCCTGCCTTGATGCAGATGTTGTTAGAAACAGAGGCCAGTAACGAGGATTTAAGAGTAGTATTATTAAGTGGGGATTGGTTGCCCTTGAATTTAAGCGATCGCATCCGTTCTCGTTTTCCTGCTTCTCAGGTGATCAGTTTAGGAGGGGCAACAGAAGCGTCGATCTGGTCAATTTTCTATCCTATTGACAGGGTTGATCCCAGTTGGAAGAGTATTCCCTATGGTCGTCCGTTGGCGAATCAGCATTTTTACGTTTTCCATGAGTCTTTAACCCCTTGTCCGTTGTGGGTGACGGGACAGTTGTATATTGGTGGCAAGGGATTAGCAGAAGGTTATTGGCAAAATAAAGAGAAAACTGATGCTAGTTTTATTATTCATCCTCAAACCCAAGAAAGGCTATACAAAACGGGTGATTTAGGTCGTTATTTGCCCGATGGTAATATCGAATTTTTAGGACGAGAAGACTATCAGGTTAAAATTCGGGGTTATCGCATAGAATTAGGGGAGATAGAAACGGCTTTAGAGCAACATCCTGCCATAAAAGAAGCAGTGGTAACTGCAGTGGGAAATTCACGGGAAAACCAGCAATTAGCAGCTTATATAGTTCCAAATCAATCCTCTGGGGTTCCTGATGCTTATGATCCTAAGGAACAAGAAGGGGTTATTCGTGATCCTATCAAAAGGATGGAATTTAAGCTGAAGCAGCCTGGAGTCAAGGGTTTAAATAGTTATCAAACTCGTATTTCTTTACCGAAAACTGATGTTAATGAAGGGATTTATTTACGGCGACAAAGTTATCGACAGTTTTTAAATGAACCAATTTCTTTACAACAATTAGGACAATTTTTAAGCAGTTTAAGTCCCATACAATTAAAAGATTCTCCTTTACCAAAATATCGTTATGGATCGGCTGGTAGTCTCTATCCTGTACAGGTTTATTTATTGATTAAATCGGAAACAGTAACAGGATTAGAAGGAGGGTTTTATTATTATCATCCCCTTGAAAATTCTTTAGTTTTGTTGAATTCTCAAATAGAATTTAATGCTGAAGTTTATGGCAATAATCAGGTGATTTATGAAGGATCAGCCTTTTCCCTATTTTTAATGGGAGAGTTAGATGCAATTCAACCTTTATACGGCGAAAAAGCAAGAGATTTGTGTTTACTAGAAGCAGGATATATCAGTCAGTTATTGATGGAAACAGCACCTGATCAAGAATTAGGGTTATGTCCCATTGGTGCGTTAGACTTTGAACCATTACGAAATTTATTAGCGTTGGAAGAGAGTCAAATTTTACTCCACAGTTTTGTTGGTGGAAAAATTGATTTAGCTTGGACAAAACAATGGTCACAGCCTAAAGTTGAGACGAAAATGGAATCTATTACTGATAAATTACAGCAATATTTACAACAAAAACTACCCGATTATATGATTCCAAAAAGTTACACTATTTTGAAAACTTTACCCTTAACTGCTAATGGAAAAATTGACCGTAACGCCTTACCTAAACCTAAGATTTTAAACACAACAGTATTAACCGAATTTGTTCCGCCCCAAACCAAAATACAAGAAAAATTAGCAACTATTTGGCAAAAATATTTAGAAATAGAAGAAGTCGGAATTTATGACAACTTCTTTGATTTAGGGGGAAACTCCTTATTAGTAACTCAAGTCATTTCTAAAATTCGTCAAACCTTCCAAGTTGAATTACCCATTCAAAAACTCTTTGAAACGCCAACTATTGCAGAGTTAGAGGTATTAATTCAAGAAAATAAAGCCGTTGAAGGAGTCGGCGATCGCATTGAACAGTGTGATCGTGAGGAAATGCTAGAAATCAATAATTTGGAAGAATTATCCGAAGCAGAAATCGATGATTTGTTAGTAAAAATGTTAGGAGAAGAAGAAAATGACAGCGAACTTTTGGATTGA